From Streptomyces sp. NBC_00370, a single genomic window includes:
- a CDS encoding ANTAR domain-containing protein: MTSMSREQQVSAVFVQVADSLTDDFDLIDFLEQLCAHCVALLDVSATGILLADEKETLQTIAASDETTHLLELFALQHDQGPCVECYRSSTARTNIDLADAEATAAWPQFAAHARESGFATSHTFPLRLRDRAVGALNLFHTDTQPLSPQDASLAQALADVATIALLQQRALDQQHIEKAQLQRALTSRIIIEQAKGILAERWQTDVDAAFAALRSYARSHQLRLSDCARRVIDQTLDTDAIPHGGGNA, encoded by the coding sequence ATGACCTCTATGTCCCGCGAACAGCAGGTGTCAGCGGTGTTCGTGCAGGTTGCGGATTCGCTGACGGACGACTTCGACCTGATCGACTTCCTCGAGCAGCTCTGCGCGCACTGCGTCGCCCTGCTGGATGTGTCGGCCACCGGAATTCTCCTCGCCGACGAGAAGGAGACCCTGCAGACGATCGCCGCGTCCGACGAGACCACGCATCTGCTGGAACTCTTCGCCCTGCAGCACGACCAGGGCCCCTGCGTGGAGTGTTACCGCAGCAGCACCGCGCGTACCAACATCGACCTGGCGGACGCCGAAGCGACCGCCGCCTGGCCGCAGTTCGCCGCGCACGCGCGGGAGAGCGGGTTCGCCACGAGTCACACCTTCCCGCTGCGGCTGCGGGACAGGGCCGTCGGCGCGCTGAACCTCTTCCACACCGACACGCAGCCGCTGAGCCCGCAGGACGCGTCGCTGGCGCAGGCGCTGGCCGATGTGGCGACCATCGCGCTGCTCCAGCAACGCGCCCTGGACCAGCAGCACATCGAGAAGGCCCAGCTGCAACGCGCGCTCACCAGCCGCATCATCATCGAACAGGCCAAGGGCATCCTGGCCGAGCGCTGGCAGACCGACGTGGACGCCGCGTTCGCCGCGCTGCGTTCGTACGCGCGCTCACATCAGCTGCGGCTGTCGGACTGCGCCCGCCGGGTCATCGACCAGACGCTCGACACCGACGCGATCCCGCACGGCGGAGGCAATGCCTGA
- a CDS encoding magnesium and cobalt transport protein CorA: MIRNLRRTMGRAYRRTVDLSHPARSPLGSAVVHCVVYQDGVRQSGDCPADEALRKVRRSGGGFVWIGLHEPTWEEFSGVAELFDLHRLAVEEAVTPHQRPKAQRYDETLFAVFKTVSYVEHEQLTATSEVVDTGELMVFTGPQFVVTVRHGRHGSLGPLREALEADPEQLAKGPAAVLHAIADHMVDDYLAVAEAIQDDIDEVETEVFSGQVARADAGRIYQLKRELLELKRAVAPLDRPLQKLATQPDGLIGPEIQKYFRDVVDHLARVTEQIAAFDNLLDSILQAYLAQVTVAQNEDMRKITAWAAVIAVPTMVCGVYGMNFEHMPELRWQYGYPLVMGVIVVACFGIHRTFRRNGWL; encoded by the coding sequence ATGATCCGCAACCTGCGCCGCACGATGGGCAGGGCCTACCGGCGCACCGTGGACCTGAGCCATCCGGCCAGATCACCGCTGGGCAGCGCGGTGGTGCACTGTGTGGTCTACCAGGACGGCGTACGGCAGTCCGGTGACTGCCCGGCTGACGAGGCGCTGCGCAAGGTCCGCAGGTCGGGCGGCGGTTTTGTGTGGATCGGGCTGCACGAGCCGACCTGGGAGGAGTTCTCCGGGGTGGCCGAGCTGTTCGACCTGCACCGGCTCGCCGTCGAGGAAGCCGTCACCCCGCACCAGCGGCCGAAGGCCCAGCGGTACGACGAGACACTGTTCGCCGTCTTCAAGACGGTCAGCTATGTCGAGCACGAGCAACTGACCGCGACCAGCGAGGTGGTGGACACCGGTGAGCTGATGGTGTTCACCGGGCCGCAGTTCGTGGTCACCGTCCGGCACGGCAGGCACGGGTCGCTCGGTCCGCTGCGCGAGGCCCTTGAGGCCGACCCCGAACAGCTCGCCAAGGGGCCGGCCGCCGTGCTGCACGCCATAGCGGACCACATGGTGGACGACTATCTCGCCGTCGCCGAGGCGATCCAGGACGACATCGACGAGGTCGAGACGGAGGTCTTCTCCGGGCAGGTCGCGCGCGCCGACGCCGGCCGGATATACCAGCTCAAGCGGGAGCTGCTGGAGCTGAAGCGGGCGGTGGCGCCGCTGGACCGGCCGCTGCAGAAGCTGGCCACCCAGCCTGACGGGCTGATAGGCCCCGAGATCCAGAAGTACTTCAGGGACGTCGTCGACCATCTGGCCAGGGTCACCGAGCAGATAGCCGCCTTCGACAACCTGCTGGACTCGATCCTCCAGGCGTATCTGGCGCAGGTGACCGTCGCGCAGAACGAGGACATGCGCAAGATCACCGCATGGGCCGCCGTCATCGCCGTCCCCACCATGGTGTGCGGCGTCTACGGCATGAACTTCGAGCACATGCCGGAGCTGCGCTGGCAGTACGGCTACCCCCTGGTCATGGGGGTGATCGTCGTCGCCTGTTTCGGCATCCACCGCACCTTCCGCCGAAACGGCTGGCTCTAG